The following coding sequences are from one Hippopotamus amphibius kiboko isolate mHipAmp2 chromosome 9, mHipAmp2.hap2, whole genome shotgun sequence window:
- the LOC130861216 gene encoding testis-expressed protein 12 isoform X2, with the protein MMASHLVKPDTRNCKRPRALEPQMPDSPQLSCLGKSDSSFSESSRLFYKDEALEKDLNDMSKEINLMLSTYAKILSERAAVDASYVDEIDGLFKEANTIENFLIQKRELLRQRFTVIANTLHR; encoded by the exons ATGATGGCAAGTCACCTTGTAAAACCTGATACTAGAAATTGCAAGAGACCAAGGGCGTTGGAG CCTCAAATGCCAGATAGTCCACAACTGTCCTGTCTTGGAAAATCAGATTCCTCTTTCTCTGAAAGCTCTCGACTGTTTTATAAAGATGAAGCCCTGGAGAAAGATTTGAATG ATATGAGCAAGGAAATTAATCTCATGTTGTCTACATATGCAAAGATCTTAAG tgAGAGAGCAGCAGTAGATGCATCTTATGTTGACGAGATAGATGGACTCTTCAAAGAAGCCAATACTATTGAAAACTTTCTAATACAGAAAAGAGAGCTCCTGAGACAGAGGTTTACAGTGATTGCAAACACACTACACAGATAA